The following are encoded in a window of Esox lucius isolate fEsoLuc1 chromosome 14, fEsoLuc1.pri, whole genome shotgun sequence genomic DNA:
- the rtcb gene encoding tRNA-splicing ligase RtcB homolog, producing the protein MSRSYNDELQYLDKIDKNCWRIKKGFVPNMQVEGVFYVNEPLEKLMFEELRNACKGGGFGGFLPAMKQIGNVAALPGIVHRSIGLPDCHSGYGFAIGNMAAFDMSDPNAVVSPGGVGFDINCGVRLLRTNLDEGDVQPVKEQLAQALFDHIPVGVGSKGVIPMTAKDLEEALEMGVDWSLREGYAWAEDKEHCEEYGRMLQADPNKVSSKAKKRGLPQLGTLGAGNHYAEIQVVDEIYNDYAAKKMGIDHKGQVCVMIHSGSRGLGHQVATDALVAMEKAMKRDKIQVNDRQLACARIMSDEGQDYLKGMAAAGNYAWVNRSSMTFLTRQAFAKVFTTTPDDLDMHVIYDVSHNIAKVEEHMVDGKQKTLLLHRKGSTRAFPPHHPLIPVDYQLTGQPVLIGGTMGTCSYVLTGTEQGMTETFGTTCHGAGRALSRAKSRRNLDFQDVLDKLADKGIAIRVASPKLVMEEAPESYKNVCDVVNTCHDAGISKKAIKLRPIAVIKG; encoded by the exons ATGAGTCGATCATATAATGATGAATTACAATATTTGGACAAGATTGATAAGAATTGCTGGCGAATCAAGAAAGGTTTCGTCCCAAATATGCAG GTAGAAGGAGTGTTCTACGTCAACGAACCCCTGGAAAAGCTGATGTTTGAGGAGCTCCGTAATGCTTGTAAAGGAGGAG GTTTTGGTGGGTTTCTCCCGGCAATGAAACAGATAGGAAACGTTGCCGCTCTGCCTGGAATAGTACAT AGGTCCATTGGCCTGCCCGACTGTCACTCTGGCTATGGCTTTGCCATCGGAAACATGGCTGCCTTTGATATGAGTGACCCCAACGCTGTCGTATCCCCAG GCGGAGTGGGTTTTGACATCAACTGTGGGGTGCGACTGCTGAGGACCAACCTGGATGAGGGAGACGTCCAGCCGGTTAAGGAGCAGCTGGCCCAGGCTCTGTTTGACCACATTCCTGTTGGGGTCGGCTCTAAGGGAGTCATCCCCATGACAGCCAA AGACCTGGAGGAGGCCCTGGAAATGGGAGTGGACTGGTCCCTCAGGGAGGGATACGCCTGGGCTGAAGATAAGGAGCACTGTGAGGAGTATGGGCGAATGCTGCAGGCAGACCCCAACAAGGTCTCCTCCAAAGCCAAGAAGAGAGGCCTGCCTCAG CTGGGGACTTTGGGGGCAGGGAACCACTATGCAGAGATCCAGGTGGTGGATGAGATCTATAATGACTACGCTGCCAAGAAGATGGGCATCGACCACAAAGGACAGGTGTGCGTGATGATCCACAGTGGCAGCCGAGgtctgggacaccaggtggcgACAG ATGCCCTGGTCGCCATGGAAAAGGCAATGAAGCGGGACAAGATCCAGGTGAACGATCGTCAGCTGGCGTGCGCCCGGATCATGTCTGATGAGGGGCAAGACTACCTGAAGGGCATGGCGGCTGCTGGAAACTACGCCTGGGTCAACCGTTCATCCATGACCTTCCTCACACGACAG GCCTTTGCCAAGGTGTTCACCACCACTCCTGATGACCTGGACATGCATGTGATCTACGATGTATCTCACAACATCGCCAAGGTGGAGGAACACATGGTGGATGGGAAACAGAAGACGCTGCTGCTACACCGCAAAGGATCCACTCGGGCCttccccccccaccaccccctcaTACCTGTGGATTACCAG CTGACTGGCCAACCCGTGTTGATTGGTGGAACCATGGGAACCTGCAGCTATGTCCTGACCGGCACGGAGCAGGGCATGACGGAGACATTTGGCACCACCTGCCACGGAGCG GGCCGGGCGCTGTCTCGGGCTAAATCCCGCAGGAACCTGGACTTTCAGGATGTTCTCGACAAGCTGGCAGACAAGGGCATTGCCATCAGGGTTGCTTCGCCCAAACTGGTCATGGAGGAG gcTCCAGAGtcttacaaaaatgtgtgtgatgtggtgAACACCTGCCATGACGCTGGAATCAGCAAGAAGGCCATCAAACTACGACCCATCGCTGTGATCAAAGGATAA